One window of the Oceanicaulis sp. genome contains the following:
- a CDS encoding CPBP family intramembrane glutamic endopeptidase, with the protein MRSVLYAPWREGSRATPGWAALGLTLLGFALSNIPVIAGAAVYVAAQIAGGASPDAAQAAMTENTLTVLLPLIAVQFAVWGGLTLLWVKLYERRSLASIGLSLRGALGGYASGLVWGVGLVMVVGAAAATLSALTGGALLEEGGAGTLAAPAGAAVLAVLAGCSVFLIQGAMEEVIFRGWLMSTLAARWGLRAAVVVSSVFFMIFHAHVFVSGLWFGLAALTGLGLTGLVFALLCVFTRSLWEALAAHGAFNFAAVAAPTLGMLASDPTLTAKAAFAEVFGRATGMAGVQAGAETWGQALAAGAVCAVLAAMIARRAKRA; encoded by the coding sequence GTGAGATCGGTGCTCTACGCGCCCTGGCGGGAGGGCTCGCGCGCCACGCCCGGATGGGCGGCGCTCGGCCTCACGCTTCTCGGGTTCGCGCTGTCGAACATCCCCGTCATCGCCGGTGCGGCGGTCTACGTGGCCGCGCAGATCGCCGGCGGCGCCAGCCCCGACGCGGCGCAGGCCGCGATGACGGAAAACACGCTGACGGTCCTTTTGCCGCTGATCGCGGTCCAGTTCGCGGTCTGGGGCGGGCTGACCCTTCTGTGGGTGAAGCTTTACGAGCGCCGCAGCCTCGCCTCGATCGGGCTTTCCCTGCGCGGCGCGCTGGGCGGTTACGCCTCGGGCCTTGTGTGGGGCGTGGGGCTGGTGATGGTGGTCGGCGCGGCCGCCGCGACGCTGTCCGCGCTCACCGGCGGCGCGTTGCTCGAAGAGGGCGGCGCCGGGACCCTCGCCGCGCCGGCGGGCGCGGCCGTGCTCGCCGTGCTGGCGGGGTGCAGCGTGTTTCTGATCCAGGGCGCGATGGAGGAGGTGATCTTCCGCGGCTGGCTGATGAGCACGCTGGCCGCGCGCTGGGGCCTCAGGGCGGCCGTCGTCGTCTCGAGCGTCTTCTTCATGATCTTCCACGCCCATGTCTTCGTCTCGGGGCTGTGGTTCGGGCTCGCCGCACTGACAGGGCTCGGGCTCACCGGGCTCGTCTTCGCGCTTTTGTGCGTGTTCACCCGCTCGCTGTGGGAGGCGCTCGCCGCCCACGGCGCGTTCAACTTCGCCGCGGTCGCCGCGCCGACGCTGGGCATGCTCGCCTCAGATCCGACTCTCACCGCGAAGGCCGCCTTCGCCGAGGTGTTCGGCCGCGCCACTGGCATGGCCGGCGTTCAGGCGGGAGCCGAAACATGGGGGCAGGCGTTGGCTGCAGGTGCGGTCTGTGCGGTGCTCGCCGCCATGATCGCCCGGCGCGCGAAGCGCGCCTGA
- a CDS encoding exopolysaccharide biosynthesis protein, whose translation MGATASGADGRDEGREDEQSVGDPEEARQAEQAERESEHDENTLEGLMQSLCEEAGEGGEICVDDILDRLAHRSYGPIILIPSLIAIFPVIGALPLVSYTMALLIFLIAIQAAVSKQKLWLPGPLRKAHFKRDQFRKGLDKARPVLRFVDGFIARRLTFAFKKPWPMVVIWLCAALGALMLVYASVPGGVMVPGVALVLLSLGLTTHDGLVVALGAAAGLAAIIGSGWLVMMML comes from the coding sequence ATGGGCGCGACCGCGAGCGGTGCGGACGGCCGGGACGAGGGGCGCGAAGACGAACAATCGGTCGGCGACCCCGAGGAGGCCCGGCAGGCCGAACAGGCCGAACGCGAGTCCGAGCATGACGAGAACACGCTCGAAGGCCTGATGCAGTCTCTGTGCGAAGAGGCGGGAGAGGGCGGCGAGATCTGCGTGGACGACATCCTCGACCGGCTGGCGCACCGCTCCTACGGCCCGATCATCCTGATCCCCTCGCTGATCGCTATTTTCCCGGTGATCGGCGCGCTGCCGCTGGTCAGCTACACCATGGCGCTGCTGATCTTCCTGATCGCGATCCAGGCGGCGGTCTCCAAGCAGAAGCTGTGGCTGCCCGGACCGCTCAGGAAAGCGCATTTCAAGCGCGACCAGTTCAGAAAGGGCCTGGACAAGGCCCGCCCGGTCCTGCGTTTCGTGGACGGGTTCATCGCGCGGCGGCTCACCTTCGCCTTCAAGAAACCCTGGCCGATGGTGGTGATCTGGCTGTGCGCGGCGCTGGGCGCGCTGATGCTCGTCTACGCCTCGGTTCCCGGCGGGGTGATGGTGCCCGGCGTGGCGCTGGTGCTTTTGAGCCTGGGGCTCACCACCCATGACGGCCTCGTCGTCGCGCTCGGCGCCGCAGCCGGTCTCGCCGCGATCATCGGCAGCGGCTGGCTCGTAATGATGATGCTTTAG
- the uvrA gene encoding excinuclease ABC subunit UvrA has translation MAEPLKSISVRGAREHNLKGVSMDLPRDQLIVFTGLSGSGKSSLAFDTIYAEGQRRYVESLSAYARQFLELMSKPDVDSIEGLSPAISIEQKTTSKNPRSTVGTVTEIYDYMRLLWARVGVPYSPATGEPISAQTVSQMVDRLMGLEDGARLYLLAPIVRGRKGEYRKEFAELQKQGFQRVKVNGAFYEIEDAPELDKKYKHDIDVVVDRVVVKDGLEQRLADSLETALRLADGIAVAEFASDHGSYEKSDRIVFSEKFACPVSGFTIEEIEPRLFSFNNPFGACPSCDGLGANLKFDEHLVVPDRDKSLYDGAIAPWSRATSKLYQQTLQALADHYKASMFEPWRDLPEKFRRTVLEGTKDKIKFTYEDGLRQFSTTKSFEGVIPNLERRWRETDSSWVREDLQRFQSSQPCETCGGKRLKPEALAVKVAGCDISEAGERSIKAARDWFDTVESTLSPKDQEIARRILKEIRDRLKFLVDVGLDYLSLSRASGTLSGGESQRIRLASQIGSGLTGVLYVLDEPSIGLHQRDNTRLLDSLRGLRDLGNTVIVVEHDEEAIETADYVVDLGPAAGVHGGEIIAEGKPEEVAANSKSLTGQYLSGKRMVPLPERRRAVDLKRAVTVKGAKGNNLQNVDAAFPLGVMTCVTGVSGGGKSTLTIETLYKAAARRLSGASSVPAEHDTVEGLEQLDKIIDIDQSPIGRTPRSNPATYTGAFTPIREWFAQLPEAQTRGYKPGRFSFNVKGGRCEACQGDGVVKIEMHFLPDVFVECDVCHGARFNRETLEVTFKGKSIADVLDMTVEEAAEFFKAVPSVREKMETLQRVGLGYVKVGQPATQLSGGEAQRVKLSKELARRSTGRTLYILDEPTTGLHFEDVRKLLEVLHELVDAGNTVVVIEHNLDVIKTADWLIDLGPEGGSGGGEIVACGTPEDVADVEASWTGRYLKPLLERDRARQAKLAG, from the coding sequence ATGGCCGAGCCGCTCAAATCGATCTCCGTGCGCGGCGCGCGCGAGCATAATCTCAAGGGCGTCAGCATGGATCTGCCGCGCGATCAGCTCATCGTGTTCACCGGGCTGTCGGGTTCGGGCAAGAGTTCGCTGGCCTTCGACACGATCTACGCCGAGGGCCAGCGCCGCTATGTGGAGAGCCTGTCGGCCTATGCGCGTCAGTTCCTGGAGCTGATGAGCAAGCCGGACGTGGATTCCATCGAGGGACTCAGCCCGGCGATCTCCATCGAGCAGAAGACCACCTCGAAGAACCCGCGCTCCACCGTCGGCACGGTCACCGAGATCTACGACTATATGCGCCTTCTGTGGGCGCGGGTGGGCGTGCCCTACTCCCCGGCCACCGGCGAGCCGATCAGCGCGCAGACGGTCAGCCAGATGGTCGACCGGCTGATGGGGCTCGAGGACGGCGCCCGGCTCTACCTGCTCGCGCCCATCGTCCGCGGCCGCAAGGGCGAGTACCGCAAGGAGTTCGCCGAGCTTCAGAAGCAGGGCTTCCAGCGCGTGAAGGTCAACGGCGCCTTCTATGAGATCGAGGACGCCCCCGAGCTCGACAAGAAATACAAGCACGACATCGACGTCGTCGTGGACCGGGTGGTCGTCAAGGACGGCCTCGAACAGCGCCTCGCCGACTCCCTTGAGACCGCGCTGCGGCTCGCCGACGGGATTGCAGTGGCGGAATTCGCCTCAGATCACGGTTCGTACGAGAAGAGCGACCGGATCGTCTTCTCCGAAAAATTCGCCTGCCCGGTCAGCGGGTTCACGATCGAGGAGATCGAGCCGCGCCTGTTCTCGTTCAACAACCCGTTCGGCGCCTGCCCGTCCTGCGACGGGCTCGGCGCGAACCTGAAATTCGACGAGCACCTGGTCGTGCCCGACCGCGACAAGTCGCTCTATGACGGAGCGATCGCGCCGTGGAGCCGGGCGACCTCGAAGCTCTACCAGCAGACGCTTCAGGCGCTGGCGGACCACTACAAGGCTTCGATGTTCGAGCCCTGGCGCGACCTGCCGGAGAAATTCCGCCGCACCGTGCTCGAAGGCACGAAGGACAAGATCAAGTTCACCTACGAGGACGGGCTTCGGCAGTTCTCCACCACCAAGAGCTTCGAGGGGGTGATCCCCAATCTCGAACGGCGCTGGCGGGAGACGGATTCGAGCTGGGTGCGCGAGGATCTGCAGCGCTTCCAGTCCTCCCAGCCCTGCGAAACCTGCGGCGGCAAGCGGCTCAAGCCCGAGGCGCTGGCGGTGAAGGTCGCAGGCTGCGACATTTCCGAAGCCGGCGAGCGGTCGATCAAGGCGGCGCGCGACTGGTTCGACACTGTCGAATCCACCCTCTCGCCCAAGGATCAGGAGATCGCGCGGCGGATCCTCAAGGAGATCCGCGACCGGCTGAAATTCCTCGTCGATGTCGGGCTCGACTATCTCTCGCTCAGCCGCGCCTCGGGCACGCTGTCGGGCGGGGAAAGCCAGCGCATCCGCCTGGCCAGCCAGATCGGGTCGGGCCTGACCGGCGTGCTCTACGTGCTCGACGAGCCCTCCATCGGGCTTCACCAGCGCGACAATACGCGGCTTCTGGATTCCCTGCGCGGCCTGCGCGATCTCGGCAACACCGTCATCGTCGTCGAGCACGACGAGGAAGCCATCGAGACCGCCGACTACGTGGTCGATCTCGGCCCGGCGGCCGGCGTGCACGGCGGCGAGATCATCGCCGAGGGCAAGCCTGAAGAAGTCGCCGCCAATTCGAAATCGCTGACCGGCCAGTACCTGTCTGGCAAGCGCATGGTGCCCCTGCCCGAGCGCCGCCGCGCGGTCGATCTCAAGCGCGCGGTCACGGTGAAGGGCGCGAAGGGCAACAATCTGCAGAACGTCGACGCGGCCTTCCCGCTGGGCGTGATGACCTGCGTGACCGGGGTGTCGGGCGGCGGCAAGTCGACGCTCACCATCGAGACCCTCTACAAGGCCGCCGCGCGCCGGCTGTCGGGCGCGAGCTCGGTGCCCGCCGAGCACGACACGGTCGAAGGGCTCGAACAGCTCGACAAGATCATCGACATCGACCAGTCCCCGATCGGGCGCACCCCGCGCTCGAACCCGGCGACATACACCGGCGCCTTCACCCCGATCCGCGAATGGTTCGCCCAGCTGCCCGAGGCGCAGACCCGCGGCTACAAGCCGGGGCGCTTCTCCTTCAACGTGAAGGGCGGGCGCTGCGAGGCTTGCCAGGGCGACGGTGTGGTGAAGATCGAGATGCACTTCCTGCCCGACGTGTTCGTCGAGTGCGACGTCTGCCACGGCGCGCGCTTCAACCGCGAGACGCTGGAAGTCACCTTCAAGGGCAAGTCCATCGCCGACGTTCTGGACATGACCGTCGAGGAGGCCGCCGAGTTCTTCAAGGCCGTGCCCAGCGTGCGCGAGAAGATGGAGACGCTGCAGCGCGTGGGCCTGGGCTATGTCAAGGTCGGCCAGCCCGCCACCCAGCTCTCCGGCGGCGAGGCCCAGCGCGTGAAGCTTTCAAAAGAGCTCGCTCGCCGCTCGACCGGCCGCACGCTCTACATCCTCGACGAGCCCACAACGGGGCTTCATTTCGAGGATGTCCGAAAGCTGCTCGAAGTGCTCCACGAGCTCGTCGACGCCGGCAACACGGTGGTGGTGATCGAGCACAATCTCGACGTCATCAAGACCGCCGACTGGCTCATCGATCTCGGGCCCGAAGGCGGGTCGGGCGGCGGCGAAATCGTCGCCTGCGGCACGCCCGAGGACGTGGCGGACGTGGAGGCCAGCTGGACCGGCCGCTACCTCAAACCGCTTCTGGAGCGCGACCGGGCGCGTCAGGCGAAGCTGGCGGGGTAG
- the ssb gene encoding single-stranded DNA-binding protein has protein sequence MAGSLNKVMLIGNLGADPEVRRLNSGDPVVNLRIATSETWRDKSTGERREKTEWHNVSIFNENLAKVAENYLKKGSKVFIEGQLQTRKWQDRDGNDRYTTEIVLQKYRGELTMLDGKNDGGGGGRSYDDDRGGSSYGGGGSGGGRSNDRPREDFSSDTLDDDIPF, from the coding sequence ATGGCGGGCAGTCTCAACAAGGTGATGCTGATCGGAAATCTGGGCGCGGACCCCGAAGTGCGCCGGCTCAATTCTGGCGACCCGGTCGTCAATCTGCGCATCGCGACCTCGGAGACCTGGCGCGACAAGTCCACCGGCGAGCGCCGCGAGAAGACCGAGTGGCACAATGTCTCCATCTTCAACGAGAACCTCGCCAAGGTCGCGGAGAACTATCTGAAGAAGGGCTCGAAGGTCTTCATCGAGGGCCAGCTTCAGACCCGCAAATGGCAGGATCGCGACGGCAATGACCGTTACACCACCGAGATCGTCCTGCAGAAATACCGCGGCGAGCTGACCATGCTCGACGGTAAGAACGACGGCGGCGGTGGCGGCCGGTCCTACGACGACGACCGCGGCGGCTCGTCCTATGGCGGCGGAGGCTCCGGCGGCGGCCGCTCGAACGATCGCCCGCGCGAGGACTTTTCGTCCGATACGCTGGACGACGACATCCCGTTCTGA
- a CDS encoding penicillin-binding transpeptidase domain-containing protein — translation MIRIVFAALAALCLGATASAEAGPGSGALDPVLAAEGATGAILVRRLSDGAEWTGGGARVERRMLPASTFKIANSLIILETGAIADTDTDLLVWDGVERSAGWDADQTLRTAFRRSAVWAYQHWAREVGHERMGELLARLDYGNAEIGGLEQVDLFWLEGPLQISAREQVDFLQRLHARALPLSAESQDAVIDIMRHRTGDGWTLFAKTGWAIRTEPNHGWYAGWLEAGEGESAETWLFAVNVDLDWKTGEGALRERLAHAALVEAGAPASVHPGTP, via the coding sequence TTGATCAGGATCGTCTTCGCCGCGCTCGCCGCGCTTTGTCTCGGAGCGACCGCTTCCGCAGAAGCCGGGCCCGGTTCCGGGGCGCTCGATCCGGTCCTCGCCGCAGAGGGCGCGACCGGCGCGATCCTCGTGCGGCGGCTGTCGGACGGGGCGGAGTGGACCGGAGGCGGCGCGAGGGTGGAGCGGCGCATGCTGCCCGCCTCCACGTTCAAGATCGCGAACTCGCTGATCATTCTCGAAACCGGGGCGATCGCCGATACTGACACCGACCTCCTCGTCTGGGACGGGGTCGAGCGCTCGGCGGGCTGGGACGCAGACCAGACGCTGCGCACCGCGTTCCGCCGCTCGGCCGTGTGGGCCTACCAGCACTGGGCGCGCGAGGTCGGCCATGAACGCATGGGCGAGCTGTTGGCGAGGCTGGACTACGGAAACGCCGAGATTGGCGGGCTGGAACAGGTCGATCTGTTCTGGCTCGAGGGCCCTCTGCAAATATCAGCGCGCGAGCAGGTCGATTTTCTTCAGCGCCTGCACGCCCGCGCCCTGCCGCTGAGCGCGGAGAGCCAGGACGCCGTCATCGACATCATGCGTCATCGCACCGGCGATGGCTGGACGCTCTTCGCCAAGACCGGCTGGGCGATCCGCACCGAGCCCAATCATGGCTGGTATGCCGGCTGGCTCGAGGCCGGTGAAGGCGAGTCCGCCGAAACCTGGTTGTTCGCAGTGAACGTCGATCTCGACTGGAAAACCGGCGAGGGCGCTTTGCGCGAGCGCCTTGCGCACGCTGCGCTGGTCGAGGCCGGTGCGCCCGCGAGCGTGCATCCGGGCACGCCCTGA